CACGAGAATTGAAGCAGGTGCGTGCAGCCGTAACGGCTAGATCGATGTCTTCCTGTGTTGCGCGGGCGATTTCAGCAATCTGTAATCCAGTCGCCGGATTTTCGATTGAGATACGATCACCATTGACGCCATCTACCCAGTTGCCGCCAATATAATTTTTCCAGTATTTTTTAAGTTCTTGTGACATCCCGACCTCGATACCCTTAATAAATAGGTTGCTTTTTTTCAGCGTGTAGACCGCTTTTTAGCATTTCCGGTCACGCCGTCCAATATAGATTGTTTCAATTCAAACAGTTTATTTTTTGACGTCGCGTAAATAAGTCTTTCATTGCCGCATTAAAGCATTATATCCAACAAGCGTTTTGAGATTATTTCTGACAAAGGCCTCTTCCATGGGCGTAACGACATCCAGCACCGATCCGAACACTGTATTATTTGCAGCCCGCACAAAAGAAGAGCAGCTTTTTGGCTGGTTGATTGAAGCAGGTATGCATGGGATGCGTATTGATCAGCTTATCGCCCAATTTTGCGAAAAGCTAACGGATCTTGGTGTTCAATTGACCCGTGGTAATATTGCATTGAGCACAATCCACCCTCAAGTAAGCGCCTTTATGTATACGTGGCGCAAAGAAGGAGGCATTGTTGCTAACACCAATGTTTTGCATTCTGAAGAGCCGGGGGAAGGTTGGTTTGCCAGTCCTTTCTTTTTTATGCTGAACAACCGGGTCAGTTTCATGCAACGATCTTTGGAAAATAGTGAGGAGCTGGATTTCCCCGTGCTTGTGGAATTCCGGGATCAGGGTATGACTGACTGGTTCAGTCAGATTTTTGATTTCGGATGGGGTTTTCAGGATGATTTCAGGGATCATTCGTCGGGACTGATTACATCTTGGGCAAGCTCGGCACCCGGTGGTTTTTCAAAAGAAGAGTTGAACCTGTTGAGGCGCGCCATTCCCCTGTTTGCCCTGACGGTTAAAGGTATTGCATCATTTAAGGCGGCCGAAACTGTTCTGGAAACATATATCGGGAAAGAAACGTCGCGGAAGGTCTTGTCCGGTGAGATTATGCGTGGGAAGGCGAGTAGTATTTCCGCTATTCTTATTTTCGCAGATCTTCGCGGTTTTACGCGATTATCGGATGTCACGGGGCGCTCTGACGTTGTGGCAACACTGGATCAATATCTGGAGAGAATGGTCGCGCCAATCGAAGAGGCTGGCGGAGAAATCCTGAAATTCATGGGCGATGGTATTTTGGCGACTTTCGCACTGGATAACGAAGACGAAAAAGAGGTGTGTAAAAAGGCGCTGGTATCCTCGTTGCAGATGATTTCAGGCGTTAAACAATTGAATAGCGAGAGGCTGGCTCAGGGACGGCGGACAATGGAGCTGGATATAGCGGTTCATGTCGGTGAGGTCATGTATGGGAATGTAGGGTCCAAAACCCGGTTGGATTTTACCGTTGTCGGACCCGCCGTGAATGAAGTAAGCCGCATCGAAACGCTTTGTGATCAATTGGACACGGATCTCCTGATGTCAGGGGCTTTTGTTGAAACCTCCGGACATTTATGTGAGCATCTTGAATCTGTCGGGCTC
This region of Sneathiella aquimaris genomic DNA includes:
- a CDS encoding adenylate/guanylate cyclase domain-containing protein produces the protein MGVTTSSTDPNTVLFAARTKEEQLFGWLIEAGMHGMRIDQLIAQFCEKLTDLGVQLTRGNIALSTIHPQVSAFMYTWRKEGGIVANTNVLHSEEPGEGWFASPFFFMLNNRVSFMQRSLENSEELDFPVLVEFRDQGMTDWFSQIFDFGWGFQDDFRDHSSGLITSWASSAPGGFSKEELNLLRRAIPLFALTVKGIASFKAAETVLETYIGKETSRKVLSGEIMRGKASSISAILIFADLRGFTRLSDVTGRSDVVATLDQYLERMVAPIEEAGGEILKFMGDGILATFALDNEDEKEVCKKALVSSLQMISGVKQLNSERLAQGRRTMELDIAVHVGEVMYGNVGSKTRLDFTVVGPAVNEVSRIETLCDQLDTDLLMSGAFVETSGHLCEHLESVGLHHLRGVQEPKELFKIRDCDVFSKKQDLY